The proteins below come from a single Chryseobacterium capnotolerans genomic window:
- a CDS encoding SusD/RagB family nutrient-binding outer membrane lipoprotein produces MALISCERDITTLNEDTKNPANVNPEFMFASAEVGLLTQMTSPSVNLNIFRFFTQQWAETQYTDESVYNLPKRSVPDNNWNILYAQLLKLEQVRTATNAIGDASLKASKIATIEALEIYIYSVLVDTYGDIPYSQSIKVDQYPNPAYDDGKTIYADLIKRADAAIALLATSTSSGFGSSDAIFGGDRDKIKAFINSTKLRLGLNLADVDNALAKSTVESAVTSGVVLTNADNIGLKFASSGQFVNPMFIEMVSSGRNDFIPSDVYLDAMNAESDPRRPSYFTTAPSGQYVGGVYGSENVYGSFSHVNPELLKADSYAYLFDAAEVNFMLAEAAERGFNVGGTAATYFTNGIKASMDFWGVSPANRDAYVAAHNYTTLPGTWKQKIGNEAWIAAHNRGFEAWEFSRRLDFRVFVKPETRDVPTRLYYPINEGSVNGANRANACIKQWGSVNGDTQGAKVFWDKF; encoded by the coding sequence ATGGCTTTAATATCATGCGAAAGGGACATTACCACGCTAAATGAGGATACTAAGAACCCGGCAAACGTAAACCCTGAATTTATGTTCGCATCAGCGGAAGTCGGACTATTAACTCAAATGACCAGCCCAAGTGTAAATTTAAATATCTTTAGATTCTTTACTCAACAATGGGCTGAAACTCAATATACTGATGAATCAGTGTACAATCTTCCAAAGAGAAGTGTGCCGGATAATAATTGGAATATTTTATATGCTCAACTATTGAAATTAGAACAAGTTAGAACTGCAACTAATGCGATAGGAGATGCTTCTCTTAAAGCAAGTAAAATTGCAACCATCGAAGCTTTGGAAATATATATTTATAGCGTATTGGTAGATACTTATGGAGATATTCCATATTCTCAGTCTATTAAAGTTGATCAATATCCAAACCCTGCTTACGATGATGGAAAGACTATCTATGCAGATTTAATCAAAAGAGCTGATGCTGCTATTGCTTTATTAGCAACTTCAACTTCTTCAGGTTTTGGCTCAAGTGATGCAATCTTTGGAGGAGATAGAGATAAAATCAAAGCATTCATTAATAGTACAAAACTTAGATTAGGTTTAAATTTAGCTGATGTAGATAATGCTTTGGCAAAATCAACTGTTGAAAGTGCTGTAACTAGTGGTGTAGTTCTTACAAACGCTGATAATATTGGATTAAAATTTGCGTCATCAGGTCAATTTGTTAATCCTATGTTTATAGAAATGGTATCTAGTGGTAGAAATGATTTTATACCATCTGATGTATATTTGGATGCAATGAATGCTGAATCAGATCCAAGACGTCCAAGCTACTTTACAACTGCTCCTTCAGGACAATATGTGGGAGGTGTGTATGGTTCTGAGAACGTGTATGGAAGTTTTTCGCATGTGAATCCTGAGCTTTTAAAGGCTGATAGTTATGCTTATCTTTTCGATGCTGCTGAAGTTAATTTTATGCTAGCTGAAGCTGCAGAAAGAGGATTTAATGTTGGAGGTACAGCGGCAACTTATTTTACTAATGGTATTAAAGCTTCAATGGACTTCTGGGGAGTTAGCCCAGCAAATCGTGATGCTTACGTTGCAGCTCATAATTATACAACATTACCAGGAACATGGAAACAAAAAATAGGAAATGAAGCTTGGATTGCAGCTCATAACAGAGGATTCGAAGCATGGGAGTTCTCAAGAAGGCTAGACTTTAGGGTGTTTGTAAAACCAGAAACCAGAGATGTACCTACAAGACTTTATTATCCAATTAATGAAGGAAGTGTGAATGGTGCAAATAGAGCAAATGCATGTATAAAGCAATGGGGATCTGTAAATGGAGACACTCAGGGAGCTAAAGTCTTCTGGGATAAGTTTTAA
- a CDS encoding bacteriocin-like protein, producing MKNLKKISKQELKNIQGGSAPEWCVGPGGCWDPIKKDVIQRENALNTILKKILFLHCTQNT from the coding sequence ATGAAAAATTTGAAAAAAATTTCAAAGCAAGAATTGAAGAATATTCAAGGTGGTTCTGCACCAGAATGGTGTGTAGGTCCAGGAGGATGTTGGGATCCTATTAAAAAAGATGTTATCCAGCGGGAGAATGCCCTTAACACAATTTTAAAAAAAATCTTATTCTTGCATTGCACTCAGAATACTTGA
- the argS gene encoding arginine--tRNA ligase, producing the protein MNIKDIIEQKLSEVILNVFQLKDIKLEVQENKTEFEGDFTIVTFPLVKQLKKNPESIGVELGEALTEQTDIFESFNVVKGFLNVKVKNQLFVDNFRSVHTGFSTIEKKNATVMVEYSSPNTNKPLHLGHIRNNLLGFSVAQILKEAGYDVIKTQIINDRGIHICKSMLAWEKFGNGETPETTNTKGDKFVGNYYVEFDKNYKKEIAELVAQGATEEQAKKDAPVMKEAQKMLLDWENGDETVRNLWAEMNSWVYKGFNETYKRLGVDFDQVQYESNTYILGKDLIQAGLDKGVLYQKEDGSVWCDLTDEGLDQKLLLRSDGTSVYMTQDLGTAVERFKQNNIQKLIYTVGNEQDYHFQVLFKILKKLGYEWADQLFHLSYGMVELPEGKMKSREGTVVDADDLMQEMYETAKSKAQELGKLESLSEEDKEVSYETVGLGALKYFMLKVDPKKKMLFNPAESIDFNGNTGPFIQYTYARIQSLLAKAAFAYAETADVTLNQFEKELIMQLANFKTVVAKSAETLSPALVANYVYDLVKSYNSFYQNNPILNQDDENMKQFRLNLSDLTAKTIKKSLELLGIGTVNRM; encoded by the coding sequence ATGAATATTAAAGATATTATAGAACAAAAACTTTCAGAGGTCATTTTAAATGTATTTCAGTTAAAAGACATTAAGCTGGAAGTTCAGGAAAATAAAACGGAATTTGAAGGTGACTTTACCATTGTTACTTTCCCATTGGTAAAACAATTGAAGAAAAATCCTGAGAGTATTGGAGTAGAATTGGGTGAAGCTTTAACAGAGCAGACAGATATTTTTGAAAGCTTTAATGTGGTTAAGGGATTCCTTAATGTTAAAGTAAAAAATCAGCTGTTTGTAGATAATTTCAGATCTGTACACACTGGTTTTTCAACAATAGAGAAGAAAAATGCTACCGTAATGGTGGAATATTCTTCACCAAACACCAACAAGCCTTTGCACTTGGGGCATATCAGAAACAACCTGTTAGGTTTTTCTGTGGCTCAGATTTTAAAAGAGGCTGGCTATGATGTGATCAAAACCCAGATCATCAATGACAGAGGGATTCATATCTGTAAATCGATGTTGGCTTGGGAGAAATTCGGAAATGGTGAGACTCCTGAAACAACTAATACAAAAGGAGATAAATTTGTTGGAAACTACTATGTAGAATTTGACAAAAATTATAAAAAAGAAATTGCTGAACTTGTCGCTCAGGGAGCAACAGAAGAGCAGGCTAAAAAAGATGCTCCGGTAATGAAGGAAGCTCAGAAGATGCTTCTGGATTGGGAAAATGGAGATGAAACGGTAAGAAATCTTTGGGCAGAAATGAATTCCTGGGTATACAAAGGATTCAACGAGACGTATAAAAGATTAGGCGTTGATTTTGACCAGGTTCAGTATGAAAGCAATACGTATATTTTAGGAAAGGATCTTATCCAGGCAGGTTTGGATAAAGGAGTATTGTATCAAAAAGAAGATGGTTCTGTGTGGTGTGATCTTACAGATGAAGGACTTGATCAAAAACTATTATTACGTTCTGATGGTACTTCTGTGTATATGACTCAGGATCTGGGAACAGCAGTAGAGCGTTTTAAGCAAAACAATATTCAAAAGCTTATCTATACGGTAGGAAATGAACAAGATTATCACTTCCAGGTTTTATTCAAAATCCTTAAAAAATTAGGATATGAATGGGCCGATCAGTTATTCCATCTTTCTTACGGGATGGTTGAATTACCAGAAGGAAAAATGAAATCTCGTGAAGGAACTGTAGTAGATGCGGATGATCTAATGCAGGAAATGTATGAAACTGCAAAGTCTAAAGCTCAGGAACTAGGAAAGCTTGAAAGCCTTTCTGAAGAAGATAAAGAAGTCTCTTATGAAACCGTAGGATTAGGAGCATTAAAATACTTCATGCTGAAAGTAGATCCTAAGAAAAAAATGCTTTTCAACCCTGCTGAAAGTATTGACTTTAATGGAAATACGGGGCCTTTCATTCAATATACATATGCTCGTATTCAGTCATTGTTGGCAAAAGCAGCGTTTGCATATGCTGAAACTGCTGATGTAACTTTGAATCAGTTTGAAAAAGAATTGATTATGCAATTGGCTAACTTTAAAACAGTAGTGGCTAAGTCTGCAGAAACATTGAGCCCTGCATTAGTGGCTAACTATGTGTATGACCTTGTGAAATCGTATAACTCATTCTATCAGAATAATCCTATTTTGAATCAGGATGATGAAAATATGAAACAATTCCGTCTGAATTTATCAGACCTTACAGCAAAGACGATCAAAAAATCGTTAGAATTACTGGGAATTGGAACAGTAAACAGAATGTAA
- a CDS encoding YihY/virulence factor BrkB family protein, with protein MINHAKFFWEVLKETFTEWNSSSASKDSASLAYYAIFSIPGLLIIIIWVLGNFFGEEAIRGQISTQISGIMGPDVAKSIEGMLAGALIDKKNIFMKAVGVGALVFGSTTLFFQLQHTLNSLWDVESAPKKALLKFLLDRANSLGMILILGFLLMITMILSSLISLFNTIITQYFGFETYLLVEVVNFSIGFGLVMLLFALMFKVLPDVQITWKSVWRGAFLTTTLFTLGKFLLSLYFNQVKPTSAFGAAGTVILIMMWINYSCMLIFFGAKFTKVYTYKKGYKVILSKHARWTPAKLYADSLKQMHGEKSE; from the coding sequence ATGATTAATCATGCTAAATTTTTCTGGGAAGTTTTAAAAGAAACCTTTACTGAATGGAACAGCTCTTCTGCATCCAAAGATTCAGCGAGCCTGGCTTATTATGCCATCTTTTCTATCCCTGGATTATTAATTATTATTATCTGGGTGTTAGGGAATTTCTTTGGTGAAGAGGCTATCCGTGGACAGATCAGCACTCAAATCAGTGGAATTATGGGGCCTGATGTCGCGAAAAGCATAGAAGGAATGCTTGCAGGTGCCTTAATTGACAAAAAGAATATTTTTATGAAGGCTGTAGGAGTAGGAGCTTTGGTTTTTGGTTCTACTACTCTATTTTTCCAACTTCAGCATACATTGAATTCCCTTTGGGATGTGGAATCTGCACCGAAGAAAGCGCTGCTTAAATTTTTGCTGGATAGAGCCAACTCCTTAGGAATGATCCTGATCCTTGGATTCCTTCTCATGATTACCATGATTTTATCTTCTTTGATCAGTCTTTTTAATACAATCATCACCCAATATTTTGGATTTGAAACTTACCTGCTTGTTGAGGTCGTCAATTTTTCCATCGGATTTGGGCTTGTTATGCTCTTATTTGCTCTCATGTTTAAAGTGCTTCCGGATGTACAAATTACCTGGAAATCTGTTTGGCGAGGTGCTTTTTTAACAACAACCTTATTTACGCTGGGGAAATTTTTATTGAGTCTTTATTTCAATCAGGTTAAGCCTACTTCAGCATTTGGAGCTGCCGGAACAGTAATTTTAATTATGATGTGGATCAACTATTCTTGTATGCTCATATTTTTTGGTGCCAAGTTCACTAAAGTATACACCTATAAAAAAGGTTACAAAGTCATTCTCTCTAAGCATGCAAGATGGACTCCTGCAAAACTCTATGCAGATAGTTTGAAGCAGATGCATGGTGAGAAAAGTGAATGA
- a CDS encoding translocation/assembly module TamB domain-containing protein, producing MKLKINITKLLRRIAIIFISILVLLTLLILSLRLPAVQNFIKDRLIVYLEKKINTKVSLERVYIGFPNSLVMENLYLKGQDVDTLLAVKKLDVGLHMLKLINSTADITSVDMEGARANVVRKPDGKFNFDYIIDAFATTDKEESPSKPFIISLDKINLKDIGVTFNDQQSKNDINLYFKSFDTRVKKFDLSKNTYAVNDINLDGLKLKLKQGIVEEVTKKVEKKVDSLNDKKPMNIGLRGIKLTNFNIDYGDENTRTYAKVLFKELSTKVNKLDLEKNAFNVSNVFLSGADINANLYLPAQNANPKNKKEPEVSKVSEQDKAMNLLLGKLVLNDVKVAYNNTAIAPTKQGIDFNHLNFSKMNVEVRSFKMENNTFAGTVNAAEIQEARGLDIQKFNTDFVYAEKEAYLKDLYLQTPKTLLRDEVILNYNSIDQLTSNLGAVKISANIKDSKIGFADILNLVPTLKNTVPFNKYPNAILNVNANVKGSVNDLLIQDLKVTGLDQLRVNASGRVKNAMNPDQLYYDLRVGEFSSNAKTIFNLVPKNTIPSNISLPSNFSIKGNAKGTTKMVDTDLNLYSTLGNAAIVANVDMRRKNHELYDVKANLQGIQVGKIIQNKDIGPITTQISAKGESFDFKNAKANLKGHIASAVYKGYRYQNMDLTGKINKGAYDVILNSKDPNASLLLTASGMYDEKNPTVKVNGEVIKLAVNKLGFYEKPMILAGKIDGDFTSLDPNNLNGYLNLKDFAFSDTKEVYPVQEVNLKASSTTDSTQIIFNSQIADAELKGKYKLTQIFGALTQTINQYYQFQKPDKTQKIDPGQHFAFNAKIKNDDLIRKFVPDLKSFETINLAGNYDADSQKIEIDGQIPQLLYGENTIEKGTLKVTNENQALQYNLNVAALKSSSFSLKKINIDGDVADNTINYNITTKDDKDVTQFLIAGNAKSLNDITEVSLNPNGLKLNYADWNVAENNKIQISKKGILADNFRLSNGGSEISLQSENEIPSSPLNIVLKDFKIETITELIKKDTVLARGTINGTAQLRDVMKDMTFTSDLNVSNLIVYGNPVGNLAVKVNNSSPKILNADIALSGNNNDVKILGDYNTASSSFDLNMAINQLQMKSIQGFSMNAITNTEGYLSGNLKITGTTSQPNIIGKVKFNDAGLEIAKTGSDFRKLNDEINFTSRGIEFDKFKIKDKDGNALVVDGQVLTQTYRDFAFNLNVNAKDFKVVNSQKSNDAMMYGVLAIDAGLHIRGNLDLPKVDGRLSVADNTDFTFVLPQSNPSLQERDGIVEFVDQDQVVLNKTIKTDSLNAQSRIKGMDVSVNIEVSKEAKLSIVIDKANGDFVQLQGEAELTGGIDPSGKTTLVGVYEVNKGSYDLSVSFLKRKFDIQKGSTITWTGEPTTAIMDITAVYKTEAAPIDLVEQQISNETASTMNQYKQRIPFNTLLKMKGELLKPQLTFDITTEEKNNAVSSNVKDVIDQKLAQLRTQESELNKQVFALLLLNRFIGENPFESGAGMSAETMARQSVSKILSQQLNNLASGLIKGVDLNFGLDSSEDYSTGQKNTRTDLNVDISKKLLNDRLKVTVGSNFGLEGQARQNENMTNIAGNVSVDYSLSKDGRYMLRAYRKDEYQVALQGQIIETGVGFIITLDYDKFREIFQKSKEKKPKKNQNNQVVEFK from the coding sequence TTGAAACTGAAAATCAACATTACCAAACTCTTAAGGCGTATTGCAATAATCTTTATTTCAATATTGGTTTTGCTTACCCTGCTGATCTTAAGCTTAAGACTTCCAGCCGTTCAAAACTTCATCAAAGACAGATTGATTGTTTACCTGGAGAAAAAAATCAACACCAAAGTAAGCCTGGAAAGAGTCTATATCGGTTTCCCCAACAGCCTTGTGATGGAAAACCTCTACCTCAAAGGACAGGATGTAGACACCCTTTTAGCTGTAAAAAAACTGGATGTTGGCTTACACATGCTAAAACTTATCAACTCTACAGCTGACATCACCTCTGTAGATATGGAAGGTGCCCGAGCCAATGTGGTAAGAAAGCCTGATGGTAAATTCAATTTTGATTATATTATTGACGCTTTTGCAACCACTGACAAGGAAGAAAGTCCTTCCAAACCCTTCATTATTTCTCTTGATAAAATTAATTTAAAAGATATCGGTGTTACCTTTAATGATCAACAGTCAAAAAATGACATTAATCTTTATTTTAAATCTTTTGACACCAGGGTAAAAAAATTCGATCTTAGTAAAAATACTTACGCGGTTAATGATATTAATCTTGATGGATTAAAATTAAAACTGAAACAAGGCATTGTAGAAGAAGTTACCAAGAAGGTTGAAAAAAAAGTAGATTCACTCAATGATAAAAAGCCGATGAATATTGGCTTAAGAGGCATCAAACTTACCAACTTTAACATTGACTATGGTGACGAAAACACCAGGACCTATGCTAAAGTTTTATTTAAAGAATTAAGTACAAAGGTCAATAAATTGGATCTTGAAAAGAATGCCTTTAATGTTTCCAATGTATTCCTTTCCGGAGCTGACATCAATGCCAACCTCTACCTTCCAGCTCAAAATGCCAATCCAAAAAATAAAAAAGAACCAGAAGTTTCAAAAGTTTCCGAACAGGATAAAGCGATGAATCTTTTGTTAGGAAAGCTGGTTTTAAATGATGTAAAAGTAGCCTATAATAATACAGCAATTGCCCCTACGAAGCAAGGAATAGACTTTAATCACCTGAATTTCTCTAAAATGAATGTTGAGGTGAGAAGTTTTAAAATGGAGAACAATACTTTCGCAGGAACAGTGAACGCTGCGGAAATTCAAGAAGCAAGAGGGCTGGATATTCAAAAATTCAATACGGATTTTGTGTACGCAGAAAAAGAAGCATACCTGAAAGATCTGTACCTGCAAACGCCAAAGACATTATTACGTGATGAGGTTATTTTAAATTATAATTCCATCGATCAGCTGACTTCAAATTTAGGAGCAGTAAAAATTTCTGCCAATATCAAAGATTCAAAAATCGGATTTGCGGATATTTTAAATCTTGTCCCTACTTTAAAAAATACTGTCCCATTCAATAAATATCCAAACGCCATCCTGAATGTTAATGCCAATGTAAAAGGAAGTGTAAATGATCTTTTAATCCAAGATCTAAAAGTTACAGGGCTGGATCAATTGAGAGTGAATGCATCCGGAAGAGTTAAAAATGCAATGAATCCCGATCAGTTGTATTACGATCTAAGGGTTGGAGAATTTTCTTCCAACGCTAAAACAATTTTCAATTTAGTTCCAAAGAATACCATTCCTTCAAATATCTCCCTTCCTTCTAACTTCAGTATTAAAGGAAATGCAAAAGGAACTACAAAAATGGTCGACACAGACCTTAACCTCTACTCTACCCTTGGAAATGCTGCCATTGTTGCCAATGTGGATATGCGTAGAAAAAACCACGAACTCTATGATGTAAAAGCCAACCTTCAGGGAATACAGGTTGGAAAAATCATCCAAAATAAAGATATAGGTCCTATCACCACACAGATTTCTGCAAAAGGAGAAAGTTTTGATTTCAAAAATGCCAAGGCCAACTTAAAAGGACATATTGCATCTGCCGTGTATAAAGGCTATCGATATCAGAATATGGACTTAACCGGTAAGATCAACAAAGGAGCTTATGATGTTATTTTAAATTCAAAAGATCCGAACGCCAGTTTACTGTTAACCGCTTCAGGGATGTATGATGAAAAAAATCCAACGGTGAAAGTCAATGGTGAAGTGATCAAACTGGCTGTCAACAAGCTTGGTTTCTATGAAAAACCGATGATTCTGGCCGGAAAGATAGATGGCGATTTTACCAGCCTCGATCCGAATAACCTGAACGGATATTTAAACCTTAAAGACTTTGCTTTTTCAGATACCAAAGAAGTGTATCCGGTACAGGAAGTCAACCTGAAAGCATCTTCCACAACAGATTCTACACAAATTATTTTCAATTCTCAAATTGCTGATGCTGAACTGAAAGGAAAATATAAACTGACGCAGATTTTTGGTGCTTTAACACAAACTATCAATCAGTATTATCAGTTCCAGAAACCGGATAAAACGCAAAAAATTGATCCGGGGCAGCATTTTGCCTTTAATGCTAAGATTAAAAATGATGATCTGATCAGAAAATTTGTTCCGGATCTGAAAAGTTTCGAAACCATTAATCTGGCAGGAAACTATGATGCCGATTCTCAAAAAATAGAAATTGACGGCCAGATTCCTCAATTGCTGTATGGTGAAAATACGATTGAAAAAGGGACTTTAAAAGTGACCAATGAAAATCAGGCGCTACAATACAATCTGAATGTTGCGGCTTTAAAAAGTTCAAGCTTTTCATTGAAAAAAATCAATATCGATGGTGATGTTGCTGATAATACAATCAACTACAATATTACCACCAAAGATGATAAAGATGTTACCCAATTCCTGATTGCCGGAAATGCAAAATCATTGAATGACATTACAGAAGTTTCCCTGAATCCAAATGGTTTAAAACTAAATTATGCGGATTGGAATGTGGCTGAAAACAATAAAATTCAGATCAGTAAAAAAGGAATTTTAGCAGATAATTTCAGATTAAGTAATGGCGGAAGCGAAATTTCCCTTCAATCGGAAAACGAAATCCCAAGTAGCCCTTTGAACATCGTTCTGAAAGATTTTAAAATTGAAACCATTACGGAACTCATCAAAAAAGATACAGTTCTGGCCAGAGGAACCATCAACGGAACAGCCCAGCTTCGGGATGTGATGAAAGATATGACTTTCACCTCTGATTTAAATGTTTCTAATCTTATTGTCTATGGAAATCCTGTAGGAAATCTTGCCGTAAAAGTAAATAATTCTTCACCGAAAATTTTAAATGCTGACATTGCCCTTTCAGGTAACAATAATGATGTAAAAATTCTGGGAGATTATAATACGGCTTCCAGTTCATTTGATCTGAATATGGCGATCAATCAGCTTCAGATGAAGAGTATTCAAGGATTCTCTATGAATGCAATTACCAATACAGAAGGATATCTTTCAGGAAATTTGAAAATCACTGGAACCACAAGTCAGCCTAATATTATTGGAAAAGTTAAATTCAATGATGCTGGATTAGAAATTGCAAAAACAGGAAGTGATTTCAGAAAACTGAATGATGAGATTAATTTTACCAGCCGTGGTATTGAATTCGATAAATTTAAAATCAAAGATAAAGATGGAAATGCTCTGGTTGTGGACGGACAGGTTCTTACCCAAACCTATAGAGATTTCGCCTTCAATCTGAACGTAAATGCCAAAGATTTCAAGGTAGTCAACTCACAAAAATCAAATGATGCAATGATGTATGGAGTTCTGGCTATTGATGCCGGTCTTCATATCCGCGGCAATCTGGATCTTCCAAAAGTAGACGGGAGATTAAGTGTTGCAGACAATACCGATTTCACTTTTGTTCTTCCTCAATCTAATCCTTCTTTACAGGAAAGAGACGGAATTGTAGAATTTGTCGATCAGGATCAGGTGGTTTTAAACAAAACCATCAAGACAGACTCTCTTAACGCCCAGAGCCGTATCAAAGGAATGGACGTAAGCGTCAATATTGAAGTAAGTAAAGAGGCGAAATTATCTATCGTTATTGATAAAGCAAACGGAGATTTCGTGCAGTTACAGGGAGAAGCAGAATTAACGGGAGGAATAGATCCTTCAGGAAAAACCACATTGGTTGGAGTGTATGAAGTGAATAAAGGAAGCTATGATCTTTCCGTAAGTTTCCTGAAGCGTAAGTTTGATATCCAGAAAGGAAGTACCATTACCTGGACCGGAGAACCAACTACAGCTATAATGGATATTACGGCAGTATATAAAACTGAAGCGGCTCCAATTGATCTTGTAGAACAGCAGATTAGTAATGAAACTGCATCTACTATGAATCAGTATAAACAAAGAATCCCTTTCAATACGCTGTTAAAAATGAAAGGTGAATTACTAAAGCCACAACTGACTTTCGATATTACTACAGAAGAGAAAAACAATGCGGTATCCTCCAATGTTAAAGATGTCATTGATCAGAAACTGGCTCAGCTTAGAACTCAAGAGTCTGAATTGAATAAGCAGGTATTTGCACTGCTTCTTCTGAATCGTTTCATTGGAGAAAACCCTTTTGAAAGCGGTGCCGGAATGTCTGCGGAAACGATGGCAAGACAAAGTGTGAGTAAAATTCTTTCTCAACAGTTAAATAACCTGGCTTCCGGACTGATCAAGGGGGTAGATCTTAATTTCGGTCTTGATTCTTCAGAAGATTATTCCACAGGACAAAAAAATACCAGAACCGATCTGAATGTAGACATCAGTAAAAAATTATTGAATGACAGGCTGAAAGTAACGGTAGGAAGTAATTTTGGGTTAGAAGGACAAGCTCGTCAGAATGAAAACATGACCAATATTGCAGGAAATGTTTCTGTGGATTACAGTCTTTCCAAAGATGGAAGATATATGCTGCGAGCTTATCGTAAAGATGAATATCAGGTAGCTCTTCAGGGGCAGATTATAGAAACAGGAGTTGGATTTATCATCACGTTAGATTACGACAAATTCCGTGAGATTTTCCAGAAATCCAAAGAGAAAAAGCCTAAAAAGAATCAAAACAATCAAGTGGTAGAATTTAAATAA